One stretch of Arachis duranensis cultivar V14167 chromosome 1, aradu.V14167.gnm2.J7QH, whole genome shotgun sequence DNA includes these proteins:
- the LOC107475091 gene encoding uncharacterized protein LOC107475091: MNATINNFNQENGHGSDSDTNSEDEAAAAEYYQPISGVDDGSGESDGENGINGVAENEISSLDQNGVVYEEEEEEEERNRREEIRRAFSEDENKRNAPLSEENATRVMEAMRGVSFGGVAPDWADRVPEDRWIDQLRRLRLSPNT, from the exons ATGAACGCTACCATCAATAATTTCAACCAAG AAAACGGACACGGAAGCGATTCCGATACGAATTCCGAAGACGAGGCAGCTGCAGCGGAATACTACCAGCCGATCTCTGGCGTCGACGATGGCAGTGGCGAATCAGACGGCGAGAACGGCATTAACGGTGTGGCTGAGAACGAGATCTCGTCTTTGGATCAAAACGGCGTCGTAtacgaagaagaagaggaagaagaagagaggaatAGAAGAGAAGAGATACGGAGGGCGTTCAGTGAGGACGAGAATAAAAGAAACGCGCCGCTGAGTGAGGAGAACGCGACGCGGGTTATGGAGGCCATGCGCGGCGTTTCTTTCGGCGGCGTGGCTCCCGATTGGGCCGATCGGGTTCCCGAGGACCGCTGGATCGATCAGCTTCGCAGGTTGAGACTGTCACCCAACACTTGA
- the LOC107473568 gene encoding probable protein phosphatase 2C 26 isoform X1, translating to MAIPILRAAIIPHSQPLLHSSISGGIDETAKKKKRLLLPCSSSSSELNPAIRSEVSFSVGSCLLPHPDKVDRGGEDALLVSNYNGGVLAIADGVSGWAEEDVDPSLFPREFLANASNFVEDMEVNYDPQILIRKSHAATSSTGSATVIVAMLEKNGILKIANVGDCGLRVIRNGSVIFSTSPQEHYFDCPFQLSSERAGQTYLDAALGKQVSNVELIEGDTIVMGSDGLFDNVFDYEIVSTIATYRDVTEAAKALANLARIHATDSNFDSPYSLEARSKGYDAPLWKKILGMKLTGGKLDDITVIVGQVVSS from the exons ATGGCAATTCCCATATTGAGGGCTGCAATCATTCCTCACTCTCAACCACTCCTTCATTCTTCTATATCTGGTGGTATTGATGAAACtgccaaaaagaagaaaagactGTTGCttccttgttcttcttcttcttctgagcTCAATCCTGCAATTCG GTCAGAGGTTTCATTTTCTGTTGGGTCTTGCCTCCTTCCTCATCCAGACAAG GTTGATAGAGGTGGGGAAGATGCTTTGCTTGTCAGCAACTATAATGGGGGAGTTCTTGCTATTGCTGATGGTGTTTCTGG TTGGGCAGAAGAGGATGTGGATCCTTCGTTGTTCCCACGTGAATTCCTGGCTAACgcttctaattttgttgaagaTATGGAG GTGAACTATGATCCTCAAATTCTTATAAGGAAATCGCATGCTGCTACTTCCTCAACAGGCTCAGCCACTGT CATTGTTGCTATGCTGGAGAAGAATGGGATTTTGAAGATTGCCAATGTTGGGGATTGTGGATTAAGAGTTATCCGCAATG gCAGTGTAATTTTTTCCACTTCACCACAAGAACATTACTTTGACTGTCCATTCCAACTGAGCTCCGAGAGGGCCGGCCAAACATATCTTGATGCAGCG CTGGGAAAACAGGTAAGCAATGTGGAGTTGATAGAGGGAGATACAATTGTCATGGGGTCTGATGGTCTTTTTGATAATGTTTTTGACTATGAAATTGTTTCGACCATTGCTACATACAGAGATGTTACTGAGGCTG CAAAGGCATTAGCTAACTTGGCAAGAATTCATGCCACGGATTCAAATTTTGATTCTCCCTATTCATTGGAGGCCAGGTCTAAG GGTTATGATGCGCCGCTATGGAAGAAGATTCTTGGAATGAAGCTTACAG GTGGAAAGCTTGATGATATTACTGTAATTGTTGGTCAGGTTGTAAGTTCCTGA
- the LOC107473568 gene encoding probable protein phosphatase 2C 26 isoform X2 produces the protein MAIPILRAAIIPHSQPLLHSSISGGIDETAKKKKRLLLPCSSSSSELNPAIRSEVSFSVGSCLLPHPDKVDRGGEDALLVSNYNGGVLAIADGVSGWAEEDVDPSLFPREFLANASNFVEDMEVNYDPQILIRKSHAATSSTGSATVIVAMLEKNGILKIANVGDCGLRVIRNGSVIFSTSPQEHYFDCPFQLSSERAGQTYLDAAVSNVELIEGDTIVMGSDGLFDNVFDYEIVSTIATYRDVTEAAKALANLARIHATDSNFDSPYSLEARSKGYDAPLWKKILGMKLTGGKLDDITVIVGQVVSS, from the exons ATGGCAATTCCCATATTGAGGGCTGCAATCATTCCTCACTCTCAACCACTCCTTCATTCTTCTATATCTGGTGGTATTGATGAAACtgccaaaaagaagaaaagactGTTGCttccttgttcttcttcttcttctgagcTCAATCCTGCAATTCG GTCAGAGGTTTCATTTTCTGTTGGGTCTTGCCTCCTTCCTCATCCAGACAAG GTTGATAGAGGTGGGGAAGATGCTTTGCTTGTCAGCAACTATAATGGGGGAGTTCTTGCTATTGCTGATGGTGTTTCTGG TTGGGCAGAAGAGGATGTGGATCCTTCGTTGTTCCCACGTGAATTCCTGGCTAACgcttctaattttgttgaagaTATGGAG GTGAACTATGATCCTCAAATTCTTATAAGGAAATCGCATGCTGCTACTTCCTCAACAGGCTCAGCCACTGT CATTGTTGCTATGCTGGAGAAGAATGGGATTTTGAAGATTGCCAATGTTGGGGATTGTGGATTAAGAGTTATCCGCAATG gCAGTGTAATTTTTTCCACTTCACCACAAGAACATTACTTTGACTGTCCATTCCAACTGAGCTCCGAGAGGGCCGGCCAAACATATCTTGATGCAGCG GTAAGCAATGTGGAGTTGATAGAGGGAGATACAATTGTCATGGGGTCTGATGGTCTTTTTGATAATGTTTTTGACTATGAAATTGTTTCGACCATTGCTACATACAGAGATGTTACTGAGGCTG CAAAGGCATTAGCTAACTTGGCAAGAATTCATGCCACGGATTCAAATTTTGATTCTCCCTATTCATTGGAGGCCAGGTCTAAG GGTTATGATGCGCCGCTATGGAAGAAGATTCTTGGAATGAAGCTTACAG GTGGAAAGCTTGATGATATTACTGTAATTGTTGGTCAGGTTGTAAGTTCCTGA
- the LOC107473594 gene encoding uncharacterized protein LOC107473594, with protein sequence MATDAKTPTPAAKFQNAEFRELTAPLTSQDGLRFWQLMISGSVAGSVEHMAMFPVDTVKTHMQALGTCPLKRNVTVSQALRTIITSNGGPIALYRGIGAMGLGAGPAHAVYFSFYETCKTFFSRGNPNNSLAHAVSGVCATIVSDAVFTPMDMVKQRLQLSGANGYRGVWDCVKRVMSEEGFGAFYASYRTTVLMNAPFTAVHFVTYEAAKRGLIEVATPESAEDERLVVHATAGAAAGALAAAVTTPLDVVKTQLQCQGVCGCDRFENGSIADVLKTIVKKDGYRGLMRGWIPRMLFHAPAAAICWSTYEAGKSFFQELNQSKDSSTII encoded by the exons ATGGCCACAGACGCAAAAACACCAACACCAGCAGCAAAATTTCAGAACGCAGAGTTTCGGGAATTAACGGCGCCGTTAACCTCCCAAGACGGCCTCCGTTTCTGGCAGCTAATGATCTCCGGTTCCGTCGCTGGCTCCGTCGAACACATGGCCATGTTCCCCGTCGACACTGTCAAGACCCACATGCAAGCCCTAGGCACCTGTCCGCTCAAACGAAACGTCACCGTTTCGCAAGCCCTAAGAACCATCATCACGTCGAACGGAGGGCCCATCGCTCTCTACCGCGGAATCGGCGCAATGGGCCTGGGCGCAGGTCCGGCCCATGCCGTCTACTTCTCCTTCTATGAAACCTGCAAGACCTTCTTCTCGCGCGGGAACCCTAACAATTCATTGGCGCACGCTGTTTCCGGTGTATGCGCCACTATTGTGAGCGATGCAGTGTTCACGCCGATGGACATGGTGAAGCAGAGGCTTCAGCTGAGTGGTGCGAATGGTTATCGTGGTGTCTGGGACTGTGTGAAGAGGGTGATGAGTGAGGAAGGGTTTGGTGCTTTCTATGCTTCGTATAGGACCACTGTGTTGATGAATGCTCCTTTTACCGCGGTCCATTTCGTTACTTATGAGGCTGCCAAACGCGGCCTTATTGAGGTGGCGACGCCGGAGAGCGCCGAGGACGAACGGTTGGTTGTCCATGCGACTGCTGGTGCCGCTGCCGGTGCTTTGGCCGCAGCGGTTACTactccacttgatgttgttaAAACTCAGTTACAGTGTCAG GGTGTCTGTGGATGCGATAGGTTCGAAAACGGTTCAATTGCAGATGTTTTAAAAACAATAGTGAAAAAGGATGGATACAGAGGGCTCATGCGAGGATGGATTCCAAGGATGCTGTTCCATGCTCCTGCAGCTGCAATCTGCTGGTCGACGTACGAGGCAGGGAAGTCCTTTTTCCAAGAATTAAATCAGAGTAAAGACAGCAGCACTATCATATGA